A genomic region of bacterium contains the following coding sequences:
- a CDS encoding NAD(+)/NADH kinase → MARFALVVHPRRPPARLLAQELAGWLAAEGHEVGLPGPDAHSADLPELACADADVGEADLVVSLGGDGSILRAVRLAADAGAAVLGVNFGELAYLAEVEPGDARSAIDRWLAGEFGIIERMRLAVRVSTAGSDAAGTPLAALNEAVVEKLDRGRSVRLSLSVDGRHFTTYRADGLIVASPTGSTAYSLSVRGPILAPTHQALVVTPVSPHSLFDRSLVLPPDTTLRIDVESEHPAALSVDGDVCRVLHPGGTVECTASDRPARLVSFDHRHFDDILKAKFGLGNR, encoded by the coding sequence GTGGCTCGTTTCGCTCTCGTCGTGCATCCGCGGCGCCCCCCGGCGCGCCTGCTGGCGCAGGAGCTGGCCGGCTGGCTGGCGGCCGAGGGTCACGAGGTGGGGCTGCCGGGCCCCGACGCCCATTCGGCCGACCTGCCCGAACTGGCCTGCGCCGACGCCGATGTCGGCGAGGCGGACCTGGTGGTGAGCCTCGGCGGCGACGGCAGCATCCTGCGAGCGGTCCGCCTGGCGGCCGACGCCGGCGCGGCGGTGCTGGGCGTCAACTTCGGGGAGCTCGCGTACCTGGCCGAGGTAGAGCCCGGCGACGCCCGCTCAGCCATCGACCGCTGGCTGGCCGGAGAGTTCGGCATCATCGAGCGGATGCGCCTGGCGGTGCGGGTGTCCACCGCAGGCAGCGACGCCGCCGGGACGCCGCTGGCGGCACTGAACGAGGCCGTCGTGGAGAAGTTGGACCGGGGGCGCAGCGTGCGTCTCAGCCTCAGCGTCGACGGCCGCCACTTCACCACCTACCGGGCCGACGGCCTCATCGTGGCGTCGCCCACAGGGTCAACGGCGTACTCGCTGAGCGTGCGGGGCCCTATCCTGGCCCCCACGCATCAGGCGCTCGTCGTGACGCCCGTGTCGCCGCACTCGCTGTTCGACCGCTCGCTGGTGCTGCCGCCGGACACCACGCTGCGCATCGACGTGGAGTCCGAGCACCCTGCTGCGCTGTCGGTCGACGGCGACGTCTGCCGGGTGCTGCACCCCGGCGGCACCGTGGAGTGCACCGCCTCGGACCGCCCGGCCCGCTTGGTGAGCTTCGATCACCGTCACTTCGATGACATCCTGAAGGCCAAGTTCGGCCTCGGAAACCGTTGA
- a CDS encoding CTP synthase has protein sequence MTKHIFVTGGVASSLGKGLTASSLGALLKARGLRVTMQKLDPYINVDPGTMNPFEHGEVFVTTDGGETDLDLGHYERFIDENLTQDSNATTGSIYSAVLEAERRGDYLGGTVQVIPHITDEIKRRILGVARPDTDVAITEIGGTVGDIEILPFLEAVRQIRLDVGRRNVCYVHVTLVPLIGPTGEHKTKPTQHSVTELRSRGIQPDVIVCRSDTPISDDLKRKISNLCDVPISAVANAADADSIYDLPLVLHDENLDGVVGDLLGFDSEPDLSSWQLLSERTHNAANVVRIGVVGKYVRLIDAYLSVAEALRHAACSRGARVEIDWIPAEEVEGLLTSRRLADLEGIVIPGGFGSRGIEGKIAAASYARERGIPCLGLCLGMQVMTVEFARNVLGLAGAHSTEFDSRTPHPVICLMEEQRKVTHKGGTMRLGSYVAKLRPGSRVAEFYGSEVVSERHRHRYEFNPGYREQVESAGLVCSGLSPDGLLVEFVELEGHPFWVGTQAHPEFQSRPNRPAPLFAALMDAALDRVEGRNPRLQFSHDAAVAVEVV, from the coding sequence GTGACGAAGCACATCTTCGTGACGGGCGGCGTGGCGAGTTCGCTCGGCAAGGGTCTGACCGCCTCCTCCCTGGGTGCACTGCTGAAGGCGCGTGGCCTGCGGGTGACGATGCAGAAGCTGGATCCGTACATCAACGTGGATCCCGGCACCATGAACCCCTTCGAGCACGGTGAGGTGTTCGTCACCACCGACGGCGGCGAGACCGACCTGGATCTCGGCCACTACGAGCGGTTCATCGACGAGAACCTCACCCAGGACTCCAACGCCACGACCGGGTCGATCTACTCGGCGGTGCTGGAGGCAGAGCGGCGCGGCGACTACCTCGGCGGCACCGTGCAGGTCATCCCGCACATCACCGACGAGATCAAGCGGCGCATTCTGGGGGTGGCCCGCCCCGACACCGACGTGGCCATCACCGAGATCGGCGGCACCGTCGGCGACATCGAGATCCTCCCGTTCCTGGAGGCCGTCCGCCAGATCCGCCTCGACGTGGGCCGCCGCAACGTGTGCTACGTGCACGTCACCCTGGTGCCGCTCATCGGCCCCACCGGGGAGCACAAGACCAAGCCCACCCAGCACTCGGTCACCGAGCTGCGCAGCCGCGGCATCCAGCCCGACGTGATCGTCTGTCGCAGCGACACCCCCATCTCCGACGACTTGAAGCGCAAGATCTCCAACCTGTGCGACGTCCCGATATCGGCGGTGGCGAACGCCGCCGACGCCGACAGCATCTACGACCTGCCCCTAGTGCTGCACGACGAGAACCTCGACGGTGTTGTGGGCGATCTGCTGGGATTCGACAGCGAGCCCGACCTGAGCAGTTGGCAGTTGCTCAGCGAGCGCACCCACAACGCCGCCAACGTGGTGCGCATCGGGGTCGTGGGCAAGTACGTGCGCCTCATCGACGCCTACCTCTCGGTGGCCGAGGCGCTGCGCCACGCCGCCTGCTCGCGGGGCGCCAGGGTGGAGATCGACTGGATCCCCGCCGAGGAGGTGGAAGGCCTGCTGACTTCGCGCCGCCTGGCGGACCTGGAGGGCATCGTCATCCCCGGCGGGTTCGGCTCGCGGGGCATCGAGGGCAAGATCGCCGCCGCCTCCTACGCCCGGGAACGGGGCATCCCGTGTCTGGGGCTGTGCCTGGGCATGCAGGTCATGACCGTGGAGTTCGCCCGCAACGTCCTGGGGCTGGCCGGGGCGCACTCCACCGAATTCGATTCCCGCACGCCGCATCCGGTGATCTGCCTCATGGAGGAGCAGCGGAAAGTGACGCACAAGGGCGGCACCATGCGGCTGGGCTCCTACGTCGCGAAGCTGCGCCCCGGCAGCCGTGTGGCCGAGTTCTACGGCAGCGAGGTGGTGTCGGAGCGTCACCGGCACCGCTACGAGTTCAACCCCGGCTACCGGGAGCAGGTGGAGTCGGCCGGGCTGGTCTGCTCGGGCCTCTCGCCCGACGGCCTGCTGGTGGAGTTCGTGGAGCTGGAAGGGCACCCGTTCTGGGTCGGCACCCAGGCCCATCCCGAGTTCCAGAGCCGCCCCAACCGCCCGGCGCCCCTGTTCGCCGCCCTGATGGACGCGGCGCTGGACCGCGTCGAGGGCCGCAACCCGCGCCTGCAGTTCAGCCACGACGCCGCGGTGGCCGTGGAGGTGGTGTGA
- a CDS encoding DNA repair protein RecN, producing the protein MLTDLVVRNMVLIDEMALEFEGGMTVLTGETGAGKTLLTQAVGLLAGGRASPGLVRRGATEAEVEGRFVDGDGAELVVRRVVPTGGRARAYLDGHLASVSALQEAVGGRVDICSQHNHQALLRPAMRLDALDRFADLDTAPLAEARRRCAELSGRLAALGGDERARARELDVLEHQVATLDAAGLSDPDEEQHLEATERLLTEAAAIREAAAGAAYLLGADGPGGEALGEAQSQIDRFEPLDTVAGRLRHLAEEAGDVAAELRRLAEEVREDPVRLAEVVERRALLAGLRRRYGATLADVMAFAAEARRRLEDLQDAEGVAARLGADLEEARERERAEAARLGEGRRRAAPALAQAVTAELQQLAMPNASLQLRVGADPGDDIDYLLAVNSGASPAPLAQVASGGELSRAMLALHVVLLAAPPTVLLDEVDAGIGGEAGTAVGRALARLATDRQTLVVTHLPQVAAHADAHVSLEKIDDGSEARITAQPLDDGGRLVELARMLSGSPHSGSAREHAAELLARAATERRERIPG; encoded by the coding sequence ATGCTGACCGACCTCGTCGTCCGCAACATGGTGCTGATCGACGAGATGGCCCTCGAATTCGAGGGCGGCATGACGGTGCTCACCGGCGAGACCGGCGCCGGCAAGACGCTGCTGACCCAGGCGGTCGGGCTGCTGGCAGGGGGGCGGGCAAGTCCGGGGCTGGTCCGCCGCGGCGCCACCGAGGCGGAGGTGGAGGGGCGCTTCGTGGACGGCGACGGTGCGGAGTTGGTGGTGCGCAGGGTTGTGCCCACGGGCGGTCGCGCCCGCGCCTACCTCGACGGGCATCTGGCCTCGGTGAGCGCCCTGCAGGAAGCCGTCGGCGGCAGGGTGGACATCTGCAGCCAGCACAACCATCAAGCTCTGCTGCGCCCTGCGATGCGGCTCGACGCGCTCGACCGGTTCGCCGACCTCGACACAGCCCCGCTGGCCGAGGCGCGTCGGCGCTGCGCCGAGCTGAGCGGACGGCTGGCGGCGCTCGGCGGCGACGAGCGGGCACGCGCCCGCGAGCTGGACGTCTTGGAGCATCAGGTGGCCACCCTCGACGCCGCCGGCCTCAGCGACCCCGACGAGGAGCAGCACCTCGAAGCGACCGAGCGGCTGCTGACCGAAGCGGCGGCCATCCGCGAGGCCGCCGCGGGAGCCGCCTACCTGCTCGGCGCCGACGGCCCCGGCGGGGAGGCCCTGGGGGAGGCCCAGAGTCAAATCGACCGCTTCGAGCCGTTGGACACCGTGGCCGGCAGGCTCCGCCACTTGGCCGAGGAGGCCGGCGACGTGGCCGCCGAACTCCGCAGACTGGCGGAGGAGGTCAGAGAGGATCCGGTGCGGCTGGCGGAGGTCGTCGAGCGCCGCGCCCTGCTCGCCGGGCTGCGCCGCCGTTACGGCGCCACCCTGGCCGACGTGATGGCCTTCGCCGCCGAGGCGCGCCGCCGGCTGGAGGATTTGCAGGATGCCGAGGGAGTTGCCGCACGGCTGGGGGCCGACCTGGAGGAAGCGCGGGAGCGAGAGCGCGCCGAGGCGGCACGTCTGGGAGAGGGCCGCCGCCGTGCCGCCCCCGCATTGGCGCAGGCAGTGACCGCCGAGCTGCAGCAGCTGGCGATGCCCAACGCCTCCTTGCAGCTACGCGTCGGCGCAGATCCCGGCGATGACATCGACTACTTGCTGGCGGTGAACTCGGGCGCCTCGCCGGCCCCGCTGGCGCAGGTGGCGTCGGGAGGGGAACTCTCCCGGGCGATGCTGGCGCTGCATGTGGTGCTGCTGGCCGCGCCGCCGACGGTGCTGCTGGACGAGGTGGACGCCGGAATCGGCGGCGAGGCGGGCACCGCGGTGGGACGCGCTCTCGCCAGGCTGGCGACCGATCGCCAGACCCTCGTGGTCACCCACCTGCCGCAGGTGGCGGCCCACGCCGACGCCCATGTGAGCCTCGAGAAGATCGACGACGGCTCCGAGGCGCGGATCACGGCGCAGCCACTCGACGATGGCGGCCGGCTGGTGGAGTTGGCCCGCATGCTGTCCGGCTCGCCCCACAGCGGCTCGGCCCGCGAGCACGCCGCCGAGCTGCTCGCCCGCGCGGCGACCGAGCGTCGCGAGAGGATCCCTGGCTGA
- a CDS encoding ScpA family protein: MAVMVRTAQFEGPLELLMHLVLRHEIDVCDIPLAPLVRDFLDEVARMEALDLPSASEFLLTASTLVDLKSRKLLPEPATDGINEEADLLDGRDRLLARMLECETFRRAGAALQRLADVAALSSPRTVGPEARYLNLLPDLLADVEPSDVATACVRAMQATEPPAVDLSHMAADTLQVSDVVADLAMRLPSHRRTTFGELTQALPGRREVVVHFLALLELFKQNRVELHQDGPLGRIVVEWREQAAMPAPRVLETVT, from the coding sequence ATGGCTGTGATGGTGCGCACCGCGCAGTTCGAAGGGCCCCTCGAGTTGTTGATGCACCTCGTCCTGCGCCACGAGATCGACGTCTGCGACATCCCGCTGGCGCCCCTCGTGCGGGACTTTCTCGACGAGGTGGCCCGCATGGAGGCCCTCGACCTTCCCTCCGCCAGCGAGTTCCTGCTGACGGCCTCCACCCTCGTGGACCTCAAGAGCCGCAAGCTGCTCCCCGAGCCCGCCACCGACGGCATCAACGAGGAGGCCGACCTGCTCGATGGCCGCGACCGGCTGCTGGCGCGCATGCTGGAATGCGAGACGTTCCGGCGGGCCGGCGCCGCCCTGCAGCGCTTGGCGGACGTGGCGGCGCTGTCTTCGCCGCGCACCGTGGGACCCGAGGCGCGCTACCTCAACCTGCTGCCGGACCTGCTCGCCGACGTGGAGCCCTCCGATGTGGCGACCGCCTGCGTCCGGGCGATGCAGGCAACCGAGCCGCCCGCCGTGGACTTGTCGCACATGGCCGCCGACACGCTGCAGGTGAGCGACGTGGTCGCCGACCTGGCGATGCGGTTGCCCTCGCACCGCCGCACCACCTTCGGCGAGTTGACCCAGGCGCTGCCCGGGCGCCGCGAGGTGGTGGTCCACTTCCTGGCGCTGCTGGAGCTCTTCAAGCAGAACAGGGTGGAACTCCACCAGGACGGCCCCTTGGGGCGAATCGTGGTGGAGTGGCGCGAGCAGGCGGCGATGCCCGCCCCGCGAGTGCTCGAAACCGTGACCTGA
- the trpS gene encoding tryptophan--tRNA ligase: MQRVLSGIQPSGDVHLGNLLGALQNWVADQHTHESFHPIVDLHAVTVPQDPAELPAATLRLAQMLMAAGLDPDICVLFVQSHVPEHTQLAWVLECTAGFGELRRMHQFKDKSADMDFVCAGLFTYPVLQAADIVLYDTDVVPVGDDQRQHIELTRDIAQRFNARYGEVLVVPEHRIPPAGARVMDLQEPTRKMSKSAGEAPGTIWLLDEPDTVRRKIRRAVTDSEAEVRFDREAKPGVSNLLEILGAATARSPQEVAAGYDRYGRLKNDCAEAVVALLAPIQQRFAELSADPGETRAALAAGAETAGGIAAATMGRVREAMGFLPRR, translated from the coding sequence GTGCAGCGCGTCCTCTCCGGCATCCAGCCCAGCGGTGACGTCCATCTCGGCAACCTGCTGGGTGCCCTGCAGAACTGGGTGGCCGACCAGCACACCCACGAGTCGTTCCACCCCATCGTGGACCTGCACGCCGTGACCGTGCCCCAGGACCCCGCCGAGTTGCCGGCGGCCACGCTGCGCCTGGCGCAGATGCTGATGGCCGCCGGCCTCGACCCGGACATCTGCGTGCTGTTCGTGCAGAGTCACGTGCCCGAGCACACGCAACTGGCCTGGGTGCTGGAGTGCACCGCCGGCTTCGGCGAGCTGCGCCGCATGCACCAGTTCAAGGACAAGTCGGCCGACATGGACTTCGTGTGCGCGGGACTGTTCACCTACCCGGTGCTGCAGGCCGCCGACATCGTGCTGTACGACACCGACGTGGTGCCGGTGGGCGACGACCAGCGCCAGCACATCGAGTTGACCCGCGACATCGCCCAGCGCTTCAACGCCCGCTACGGCGAGGTGCTGGTGGTGCCCGAGCACCGCATCCCGCCGGCAGGCGCCCGCGTGATGGACCTGCAGGAGCCCACCCGCAAGATGTCGAAGTCCGCCGGCGAGGCGCCCGGCACCATCTGGCTGCTGGACGAGCCCGATACCGTGCGCCGCAAGATCCGCAGGGCGGTCACCGACAGCGAGGCGGAGGTGCGCTTCGACCGGGAGGCCAAGCCGGGCGTGTCGAACCTGCTGGAGATCCTGGGGGCAGCCACGGCACGCAGCCCGCAGGAGGTCGCCGCCGGCTACGACCGCTACGGCCGGTTGAAGAACGACTGCGCCGAGGCGGTGGTGGCGTTGCTGGCGCCCATCCAGCAGCGTTTCGCCGAACTGAGCGCCGACCCCGGCGAGACCCGGGCGGCGCTGGCGGCCGGGGCCGAGACCGCCGGTGGGATCGCCGCGGCCACCATGGGCCGCGTGCGGGAGGCGATGGGGTTCCTCCCCCGCCGCTGA
- a CDS encoding Uma2 family endonuclease, with protein MTETLTHNDLDVDDLDALYPAGEPLPESRPHRRVRDNAASVLEQRFDSRGDILVASNLNLYYREGDPAAVIEPDVLVVAGVAAAQLQDIQSYRTFQHGGSLLFVLEVASKDTASADRGRKRATYASIGVAEYWRVDPTGGELHPEILQGERLHDGHWTPIAVTVDGAGTERGHSTALDLDIAWRDDELLFHLPGSDQPLNNLARAETARRRAEAEAAAQAAEAAAQAAEVARLKELLRRHGSPEAGRAPDPPG; from the coding sequence GTGACAGAAACACTCACCCACAACGACCTCGACGTCGACGACCTCGACGCGCTGTACCCCGCGGGCGAGCCATTGCCTGAATCCCGACCCCATCGACGCGTCCGTGACAACGCAGCATCTGTGCTGGAGCAGCGCTTCGACAGTCGCGGCGACATCCTCGTCGCTTCCAACCTCAACCTCTACTACCGCGAGGGCGACCCCGCCGCGGTGATCGAACCCGATGTGCTCGTCGTCGCCGGCGTCGCCGCGGCGCAACTCCAGGACATTCAGAGTTACCGCACCTTCCAGCACGGCGGCTCACTGCTGTTCGTCCTCGAAGTCGCCTCCAAGGACACCGCAAGCGCCGACCGGGGGCGCAAACGCGCCACCTACGCCTCCATCGGCGTCGCCGAGTACTGGCGCGTCGACCCCACCGGCGGCGAACTCCACCCCGAGATCCTCCAAGGCGAACGGCTGCACGACGGCCACTGGACGCCCATCGCCGTGACCGTCGACGGCGCCGGAACCGAGCGCGGCCACAGCACCGCCCTCGACCTCGACATCGCCTGGCGCGACGACGAGTTGCTCTTCCACCTCCCCGGCAGCGACCAACCACTCAACAACCTTGCCCGCGCCGAGACCGCCCGCCGGCGAGCCGAGGCCGAGGCAGCGGCGCAGGCGGCAGAGGCAGCGGCGCAGGCGGCAGAGGTCGCGCGGCTGAAGGAACTGCTGCGCCGCCACGGCTCCCCCGAGGCCGGCCGAGCCCCGGACCCACCCGGGTAG
- a CDS encoding pseudouridine synthase, giving the protein MSDAAPGGSGERLQKVLAAAGVASRRHVEEMIRAGRIRVNGRMARIGQRVRADVDVVEVDGAVIALRSDLVNYLLNKPVGVVSTASDPQGRPTVLDGLPAEPRVYPVGRLDMDSEGLLLLTNDGDLARRVIHPSTGCEKEYLVAVEGRVSAGALRALRSGVELSDGLTAPARVSSPQRGLLRIVLTEGRNRQVRRMCGAVGLTVTRLVRTRIGPLRDPQLGPGEWRELTRTELRALESSLVGPAPGDGPPR; this is encoded by the coding sequence GTGAGCGACGCCGCGCCGGGTGGCAGCGGCGAGCGGCTGCAGAAGGTGCTGGCAGCGGCGGGGGTCGCCAGTCGCCGCCACGTCGAGGAGATGATCCGGGCGGGGCGGATCCGCGTCAACGGCCGGATGGCCCGGATCGGCCAACGTGTGCGGGCCGACGTCGATGTCGTCGAAGTGGACGGCGCGGTGATCGCCCTGCGCAGCGACCTGGTGAACTACCTGCTGAACAAGCCCGTCGGCGTGGTGAGTACCGCCTCGGATCCTCAGGGGCGCCCGACGGTGCTGGACGGACTGCCCGCTGAACCGCGCGTCTACCCGGTGGGTCGCCTGGACATGGACAGCGAGGGGCTGCTGCTGCTGACCAACGACGGGGATCTGGCGCGGCGGGTCATACACCCCTCGACGGGATGCGAGAAGGAGTACCTCGTGGCCGTGGAGGGCCGCGTCAGTGCCGGTGCGCTGCGCGCCCTGCGCAGCGGGGTGGAACTCTCCGACGGCCTCACCGCGCCGGCGCGGGTCTCCAGCCCGCAGCGGGGGCTTCTGCGCATCGTCCTGACCGAGGGCCGCAACCGCCAGGTGCGCCGCATGTGCGGTGCCGTGGGGCTCACGGTGACGCGCCTGGTCCGCACCCGTATCGGCCCGTTGCGCGACCCGCAACTGGGGCCCGGCGAGTGGCGGGAACTCACACGGACCGAGTTGCGTGCCCTGGAGTCCTCGCTCGTCGGTCCGGCGCCGGGAGATGGGCCGCCGAGGTGA
- the aroH gene encoding chorismate mutase, whose product MPRHLRALRGAVAITEDTPEEVASQVEALLREAFARNGVANEDLVSIFFTATDDIHSAFPAQAARERLGLADVPLLCARELHVEGALPGVIRTLIHFYTDRERHEVQHVYLGSATSLRPDLDV is encoded by the coding sequence GTGCCTCGCCATCTGCGAGCTCTGCGAGGAGCGGTCGCCATCACGGAGGACACACCCGAAGAGGTGGCCTCGCAGGTCGAAGCGCTGCTGCGCGAGGCCTTCGCCCGCAACGGCGTTGCCAACGAGGATCTCGTCAGCATCTTCTTCACCGCCACCGACGACATCCACTCGGCGTTTCCCGCGCAGGCGGCGCGTGAGCGGCTGGGGCTGGCCGACGTGCCGCTGCTGTGCGCCCGGGAACTGCACGTGGAGGGTGCCCTCCCCGGCGTGATCCGGACGCTGATCCACTTCTACACCGATCGGGAGCGCCACGAGGTGCAGCACGTCTACCTGGGGTCGGCGACCTCACTGCGCCCCGACCTGGACGTCTGA
- the scpB gene encoding SMC-Scp complex subunit ScpB, translating to MDAERRRALEAVLMVTTEPVPPQLLAQLLEISVAGVEDALADLAESCAERGFVLERVAGGYRFASHPDCAPYVERFVLAREPTRLSGAALETLGIIAYKQPVSRAQIAAVRGVNVDGVVRTLQRRGLATEVARDPGPGNAVLFGTTGLFLESLGLDSLADLPPLGDFVPDAAVTEALDATLRGGERPRHIRSPEDAAEQPGKEPAGGEPGEEQPAPDRPA from the coding sequence ATGGACGCCGAGCGCCGCCGGGCGCTGGAGGCGGTGCTGATGGTCACCACCGAGCCGGTCCCGCCGCAACTCTTGGCGCAACTGCTGGAGATCTCGGTGGCCGGTGTGGAGGACGCCCTCGCCGACCTGGCCGAGTCGTGTGCGGAACGTGGCTTCGTGCTGGAGCGGGTGGCCGGCGGCTACCGGTTCGCCAGCCACCCCGACTGCGCCCCGTACGTGGAGCGTTTCGTGCTGGCCCGCGAGCCGACCCGGCTGTCGGGCGCGGCCCTGGAGACGCTCGGCATCATCGCCTACAAGCAGCCCGTCTCGCGGGCGCAGATCGCCGCCGTTCGCGGGGTGAACGTGGACGGTGTCGTGCGCACGCTGCAGCGGCGGGGCCTCGCCACCGAGGTGGCTCGCGACCCCGGGCCCGGCAACGCGGTGCTCTTCGGGACCACCGGACTGTTCCTGGAGAGCCTGGGGCTGGACTCGCTGGCCGACCTGCCGCCACTGGGCGACTTCGTGCCCGATGCCGCGGTCACCGAAGCGCTCGACGCCACACTGCGCGGCGGCGAGCGGCCCCGGCACATCCGGTCGCCGGAGGATGCGGCGGAGCAGCCCGGAAAGGAGCCGGCGGGGGGCGAGCCGGGGGAGGAGCAGCCGGCGCCCGACCGCCCGGCGTGA
- a CDS encoding prephenate dehydrogenase/arogenate dehydrogenase family protein, whose amino-acid sequence MGLGAAAADTGSVQIHGIGLIGGSIGLGLRAAGWWVTGSDIDELRARQALRLGAVNEVGHNPHADVTFVATPAAAIPGLAREALESGNGVVTDVGSVKGPICEAVEHPRFVGGHPMAGSEQVGIAGARPDMFGGAVWVLTPGVATLDETYAAVRAVVAELGAEAVTMSPDLHDMLVSVVSHVPHLTAATLMCLADERTAERAVLQRLAAGGFRDMTRVAAGGSDIWLDICDANRLAICASLERLIDALGEMRDVVERGDRETLRTLLERARVARVNLPSGIPADVELAVLRVPVKDRPGEVARIATLATEVDVNIYDLEIAHSTEGDRGVLIMVVAADLAERLQTALAADGYPSSVRHLGF is encoded by the coding sequence ATGGGCCTGGGAGCGGCCGCCGCCGACACCGGCAGCGTCCAGATTCACGGGATCGGCCTCATCGGGGGATCCATCGGCCTGGGGCTGCGCGCCGCGGGCTGGTGGGTGACGGGTTCGGACATCGACGAACTGCGGGCGCGCCAGGCGCTGCGCCTCGGAGCGGTGAACGAGGTCGGACACAACCCGCACGCCGATGTGACCTTCGTGGCCACGCCGGCCGCGGCGATACCCGGGCTGGCCCGGGAGGCCCTCGAGTCCGGCAACGGCGTCGTAACAGACGTGGGCAGCGTGAAGGGACCGATCTGCGAGGCCGTGGAGCATCCGCGGTTCGTGGGCGGACACCCCATGGCCGGCAGTGAGCAGGTGGGCATCGCCGGCGCCCGGCCCGACATGTTCGGCGGCGCCGTGTGGGTGCTGACCCCGGGGGTGGCGACCCTGGACGAGACCTATGCAGCGGTGCGCGCCGTGGTGGCCGAGTTGGGCGCCGAAGCTGTCACCATGTCGCCGGACCTGCACGACATGCTGGTATCGGTGGTGTCGCATGTGCCGCACCTCACCGCCGCCACCCTGATGTGCCTGGCCGATGAACGGACCGCCGAGCGGGCCGTCCTGCAGCGTCTCGCCGCCGGCGGCTTCCGTGACATGACCCGGGTGGCTGCCGGCGGTTCCGACATCTGGCTGGACATCTGCGACGCCAACCGCCTCGCCATCTGCGCTTCGCTGGAACGCCTCATCGACGCGCTGGGGGAGATGCGCGACGTGGTCGAGCGCGGCGACCGCGAGACGCTTCGCACGTTGCTGGAGCGGGCCCGCGTCGCACGAGTCAACCTGCCCTCGGGGATCCCCGCCGACGTCGAGCTGGCCGTTCTGCGGGTGCCCGTGAAGGACCGGCCGGGCGAGGTCGCCCGCATCGCCACGCTCGCCACCGAGGTCGACGTGAACATCTACGACCTGGAGATCGCCCACTCGACCGAGGGTGACCGGGGTGTGCTCATCATGG
- a CDS encoding tyrosine recombinase, producing MSPPWLPVDAEEFLDWLVLSKGRAANTIDAYRRDLAGYLAFGTDAGWDHRNVTDAGVLAWVRARLGLGLASSTVKRGLTTVRTFHRWLVLEELRSDDPTANVDLPRVPRGLPKALSQEEAAALVAAPAGGGPLARRDRAVLETLYGTGVRVSELVGLSLGDVDLASASLRVLGKGSKERVAPLGRLARAALEEWLEPVGRGEMEPERWASRADSEAVFLNRRGGRLSRQGVYQLVRHHGEAAGITSALAPHVLRHSFATHLLDNGADIRVVQELLGHAKVTTTQIYTSVSRERLFRVYAEAHPRARLGAPSPA from the coding sequence GTGAGCCCTCCGTGGCTGCCGGTCGACGCCGAGGAATTCCTGGACTGGCTGGTCCTCAGCAAGGGCCGTGCGGCCAACACCATCGACGCCTACCGCCGTGATCTCGCCGGCTACCTGGCCTTCGGCACCGATGCCGGCTGGGATCACCGCAACGTGACCGACGCCGGGGTGCTGGCGTGGGTGCGGGCCCGCCTCGGCCTGGGGCTGGCGTCCTCCACCGTGAAGAGGGGCCTCACCACGGTGCGCACCTTCCACCGCTGGCTGGTGCTGGAGGAACTGCGGTCCGACGACCCGACGGCCAACGTGGACTTGCCGCGGGTGCCGCGCGGGCTGCCGAAGGCGTTGAGCCAGGAGGAGGCGGCCGCGCTGGTGGCTGCCCCGGCGGGCGGGGGGCCGCTGGCGCGGCGCGACCGGGCGGTGCTGGAGACGCTCTACGGCACCGGCGTGCGGGTCTCGGAGCTGGTGGGGCTGTCGCTGGGCGACGTGGATCTGGCCTCGGCGTCGCTGCGCGTGCTCGGCAAAGGATCCAAGGAGCGGGTGGCGCCGCTGGGGCGCCTGGCTCGGGCGGCCCTCGAGGAGTGGTTGGAGCCGGTGGGGCGCGGCGAGATGGAGCCGGAGCGCTGGGCGTCCCGAGCCGACTCCGAGGCGGTGTTCCTGAACCGGCGCGGCGGCCGGCTCAGCCGCCAGGGGGTGTACCAACTGGTTCGCCACCACGGCGAGGCGGCGGGGATCACCTCGGCTCTCGCGCCGCACGTGCTGCGCCACAGCTTCGCCACCCACCTGCTGGACAACGGTGCCGACATCCGCGTTGTGCAGGAGTTGCTCGGCCACGCCAAGGTGACGACCACCCAGATCTACACCTCGGTGTCCCGCGAGCGGCTATTCCGCGTCTACGCCGAGGCCCACCCCCGGGCCCGCCTCGGCGCCCCGTCGCCCGCCTGA